One window of Dyadobacter sandarakinus genomic DNA carries:
- a CDS encoding ABC transporter permease — protein sequence MIRNYFKIALRNMWKSRTFSLVNLTGLATGMTACLLILQYVNFELSFDRFHKDGSRIYRIANDRFQQGKLVQHGTITYPAVGAAMASDFNEVEGVTTLGNVGTFNLQKDRRIFQEKAIYADAEFFSIFTFPLLAGDPRTALREPRSIVISESNAKKIFGASPDAYASLIGKTLKVDTDNEPYRVTAVMKDFPAASHLEFGALMSYETLAKTWGEWVRNSWENSDMWHYVKLRPGVDAAALERKLPAFSQRHFKGDKVSGSVEAFSLQPLLRAHLFSNYEYEIGKVNNGKAVWTMLIIAAFILVIAWINYINLSTARSLERAREVGVRKVAGATSAQLTWQFMAESIALNLFAAVLAIVLTMLFQPTLNQLIGKPLSLSLLAGEGFGGYYLPAILLAVFAAGILLSGFYPAFALSRFKAIQVLKGTFKRTSQGIWVRQSLVVFQYTASIILIVGTFIVFRQLKFMREEKLGFVMDQVLVVRGPELTSWDSTAIDRINAFKTELERIPAVQQASASGNIFGNRLGRIFNIKRSGSNQEKGVTFSMMAVDPDFFETYQINRLAGRNFLPTDSNVDGAKVKNAILNLTAVRLLGFRSAEEAINQKYVVNGREWEIVGVVSDFHQQSLKHAIEPIVFAPFYSMGGFFSMKMSAPEADATIRQVKARYDSFFPGNNFNYFFMDQKFNEQYRDDRVFSQVSTFFSMLAVLIASLGIFGLSSYTIAQRTREIGVRKVLGATVASIVTMLSQDFIKLVLIAIVIGSPIAWYATRLWLDDFAYKIAIEWWMFAVAGTVAILLAFATVSSQAIRAALTNPAKTLKSE from the coding sequence ATGATCCGGAATTACTTTAAAATCGCGCTGCGGAATATGTGGAAAAGCAGGACTTTTTCACTTGTCAATCTGACCGGCTTGGCTACCGGCATGACGGCCTGCCTGCTTATTCTTCAGTATGTGAACTTTGAGCTTAGCTTCGACCGGTTTCATAAGGACGGATCGCGCATATACCGGATCGCGAACGATCGTTTTCAGCAAGGCAAACTTGTGCAGCATGGTACGATCACTTATCCGGCGGTAGGAGCCGCCATGGCCAGTGATTTCAATGAAGTGGAAGGAGTGACTACCCTGGGTAATGTCGGAACTTTCAATCTTCAGAAGGATCGCCGGATTTTTCAGGAGAAAGCTATTTATGCTGATGCGGAATTCTTCTCCATTTTCACATTTCCCCTGCTGGCCGGTGATCCGCGCACAGCACTCAGGGAGCCGCGTTCCATTGTAATTTCCGAAAGCAATGCAAAAAAAATCTTTGGAGCTTCTCCCGATGCATACGCAAGTCTGATCGGGAAAACATTGAAGGTGGATACCGACAATGAGCCTTACCGGGTCACCGCTGTAATGAAAGATTTTCCGGCGGCTTCGCACCTGGAATTTGGTGCGTTGATGTCCTATGAAACACTGGCAAAAACCTGGGGCGAGTGGGTCAGGAACAGCTGGGAGAATTCGGATATGTGGCACTATGTCAAGCTCCGTCCGGGTGTGGACGCCGCAGCACTGGAACGCAAACTGCCTGCATTCAGCCAGCGGCATTTTAAGGGTGACAAGGTTTCGGGAAGTGTTGAAGCATTCAGCCTGCAACCACTACTGCGTGCGCATCTATTTTCAAATTATGAGTACGAAATCGGCAAGGTCAATAACGGGAAGGCAGTCTGGACCATGCTTATCATTGCAGCTTTCATTCTTGTGATCGCCTGGATCAACTATATCAACCTTTCCACGGCCCGCTCGCTCGAACGGGCGCGCGAAGTAGGCGTGAGGAAAGTGGCAGGCGCTACTTCCGCGCAACTTACCTGGCAGTTTATGGCGGAATCCATTGCGCTCAACCTTTTTGCCGCAGTGCTGGCCATTGTACTGACAATGCTTTTCCAGCCAACGCTCAATCAGCTCATCGGTAAGCCTCTGTCGTTATCGCTACTGGCAGGGGAAGGATTTGGCGGATATTATCTGCCTGCGATCCTGCTGGCCGTATTTGCTGCGGGCATATTGCTCTCCGGCTTTTATCCTGCTTTTGCATTATCACGCTTCAAGGCGATTCAGGTGTTAAAAGGAACATTCAAGAGAACGTCGCAGGGTATCTGGGTAAGGCAGTCGCTGGTGGTTTTTCAATATACGGCGTCTATCATCCTGATTGTCGGAACGTTCATCGTTTTCAGGCAGCTCAAATTTATGCGAGAGGAAAAGCTGGGCTTTGTGATGGATCAGGTGCTGGTGGTGCGCGGCCCGGAACTCACAAGCTGGGATTCGACGGCTATTGACCGTATCAATGCATTCAAGACCGAGCTCGAACGCATTCCTGCAGTACAGCAGGCCAGTGCGTCCGGCAACATCTTCGGCAACCGCCTGGGCCGTATTTTCAACATCAAACGGTCGGGGTCCAATCAGGAAAAAGGAGTGACGTTCAGCATGATGGCAGTCGATCCTGATTTTTTTGAAACATATCAGATCAACAGGCTGGCAGGACGTAATTTCCTGCCCACGGACTCGAATGTGGATGGCGCCAAAGTGAAAAATGCAATCCTGAACCTGACGGCTGTCAGGTTGCTCGGATTCCGCAGTGCAGAGGAGGCTATCAATCAGAAATATGTTGTAAACGGAAGAGAATGGGAGATTGTCGGGGTTGTGAGCGACTTTCACCAGCAATCGCTCAAACACGCCATTGAGCCCATTGTTTTTGCGCCATTTTACTCCATGGGAGGTTTTTTCTCCATGAAAATGAGTGCGCCCGAGGCAGACGCGACGATCAGGCAGGTGAAAGCGCGCTACGATTCCTTTTTTCCGGGTAATAATTTCAATTATTTCTTCATGGACCAGAAGTTCAATGAGCAGTACCGGGACGACCGTGTTTTTAGCCAGGTTTCCACATTTTTCTCCATGCTGGCTGTCCTGATTGCCTCACTGGGCATTTTTGGTTTGTCGTCCTACACCATTGCCCAGCGTACCCGGGAAATTGGCGTTCGGAAAGTGCTGGGTGCTACGGTTGCAAGTATTGTAACCATGCTCTCACAGGATTTTATCAAACTGGTACTCATCGCCATTGTCATTGGCTCGCCCATCGCCTGGTATGCGACCCGGCTCTGGCTGGATGATTTTGCTTATAAAATTGCGATCGAATGGTGGATGTTTGCAGTGGCCGGCACGGTGGCCATCCTGCTGGCCTTCGCTACCGTCAGTTCACAGGCGATCAGGGCCGCGCTGACCAATCCGGCAAAGACGTTGAAATCGGAATAA
- a CDS encoding serine hydrolase domain-containing protein, translating to MGSIFKVLLILFILSGCSHSRHEFGGKNSEEAIILELEKIIAENLPNDRSISGAIVKGDKVIWSKGFGIADAKTHALADTATIYRVGSISKSFTAFLMMLLVQDRVIHLDDPVELYLPEIKKLKGYPDAKKITFQQLATHTSGLMREPELPTAASGPIGKWESKILEAIPVTSLESQPGEKFGYSNIGYGILGLALSRAAKKPFTELIQERIFVPLHMNSSYFIVPKEKLSNLSTGIQELDNGYLDTKTPLEEHNGRGYKVPNGGIYSTPNDLAKFMICVMSNTTCLLSQNNLKLMQSRMIGIGESNHYGIGFFINQEDQLTIINHGGAVSGYTANFAFAKGKKYGIIFARNYAQGEPDIFQLPGELLKALNKVH from the coding sequence ATGGGAAGTATTTTTAAAGTCCTTCTGATACTATTTATATTATCAGGATGTTCACATTCCCGTCACGAATTTGGAGGTAAGAATAGTGAAGAAGCAATTATTCTGGAACTGGAAAAAATCATTGCCGAAAACCTGCCCAATGACAGGAGTATTTCCGGGGCTATTGTTAAAGGAGATAAAGTTATCTGGTCAAAAGGGTTTGGAATTGCCGATGCAAAAACGCATGCATTGGCCGATACGGCTACCATTTACCGTGTTGGATCCATTTCCAAATCATTTACGGCATTTTTGATGATGCTTCTGGTCCAGGATCGCGTAATTCACCTGGATGATCCCGTCGAATTATATCTTCCTGAAATCAAAAAGCTGAAGGGATATCCGGATGCTAAAAAGATTACCTTTCAACAACTTGCTACGCATACGTCCGGACTGATGCGCGAACCTGAACTGCCCACGGCAGCATCCGGCCCAATCGGTAAATGGGAAAGTAAAATTTTGGAAGCGATACCTGTTACCTCCCTGGAATCCCAGCCTGGTGAGAAGTTCGGCTACTCAAATATCGGCTACGGAATACTTGGACTGGCACTTTCACGAGCTGCGAAAAAGCCATTTACGGAATTAATTCAGGAAAGGATTTTTGTGCCTTTACACATGAATTCCAGTTATTTTATTGTTCCAAAAGAAAAACTTTCCAATTTATCGACGGGTATTCAGGAGCTTGATAATGGATATCTGGATACAAAAACACCACTTGAAGAACATAATGGTCGCGGCTATAAAGTTCCTAATGGAGGCATCTATTCCACGCCCAATGACCTGGCTAAGTTTATGATATGTGTCATGAGCAATACAACCTGCCTTTTGTCCCAAAACAATTTGAAGTTGATGCAAAGCCGGATGATTGGCATTGGAGAAAGTAATCATTACGGGATCGGATTTTTTATTAATCAGGAAGATCAGCTGACAATCATTAATCATGGCGGAGCCGTATCCGGTTATACGGCAAACTTTGCTTTTGCGAAAGGAAAGAAATATGGGATTATTTTTGCGAGGAATTATGCGCAGGGAGAACCGGACATTTTCCAGCTGCCCGGCGAATTGCTGAAAGCACTGAATAAAGTGCATTAA
- a CDS encoding winged helix-turn-helix transcriptional regulator, with translation MLTNGGCPKTMLSIQDALEALEGRWKLLILFCLSAGPRRFLQISREVPGITDKVLSKELKSLESNKLITRQVFDTFPPTVEYTITEHGLSLEKVLEELHYWGLAHRNVVMHEDRQS, from the coding sequence ATGCTGACCAACGGAGGTTGCCCTAAAACGATGTTATCCATTCAGGATGCGCTTGAAGCGCTCGAGGGACGGTGGAAGTTGTTGATCTTGTTCTGCTTGTCGGCCGGACCGCGACGGTTTCTGCAAATATCCAGGGAAGTGCCCGGCATTACTGATAAGGTGCTCTCCAAAGAGTTGAAATCGCTGGAAAGCAATAAGCTGATTACGCGCCAGGTATTTGATACTTTTCCGCCTACGGTGGAGTACACCATTACCGAACATGGCCTTTCACTCGAAAAAGTACTTGAAGAGCTGCATTACTGGGGACTGGCACATCGAAATGTTGTAATGCACGAGGACAGGCAGTCCTGA